One Prunus dulcis chromosome 8, ALMONDv2, whole genome shotgun sequence DNA window includes the following coding sequences:
- the LOC117637747 gene encoding succinate dehydrogenase assembly factor 1, mitochondrial-like, with translation MGVSRGPRLSGIQKQVLSLYRGFLRAARAKSAEDRQQIESLVSSEFRRNAKEVDRKNFLYIEYLLRRAKKQLDQLRSSDVVGLSALNVSFSQTKHPTN, from the coding sequence ATGGGAGTCTCCCGTGGACCAAGGCTTTCTGGGATTCAGAAACAAGTCCTTAGTCTATACAGAGGGTTTCTGAGGGCAGCCCGTGCAAAATCTGCTGAAGATCGACAGCAGATTGAGTCACTTGTGTCAAGTGAGTTTCGCCGCAATGCCAAGGAGGTAGACCGCAAAAATTTCCTTTACATTGAGTACCTGCTTCGCCGTGCTAAGAAACAGCTTGATCAGCTCAGGAGCTCCGATGTTGTTGGATTGTCAGCCCTGAATGTCAGTTTCTCGCAGACAAAACATCCTacaaattga
- the LOC117637000 gene encoding loganic acid O-methyltransferase-like: MARAEETSDQLCAAYPVRGGDGPSSYAVNSVYQRGAVAAAKEFISKAIEEKLGTEILLSSKTFRIADLGCAVGPNSFFSAENIIDAVQLKYKSQGLNSQTLEFQVFFNDITANDFNKLFRSLPSNRQYYAAGVPGSFYGRLFPNASINLFHSAFAIPWMSQVPKAVMDRNGPAWNTGRIFYSDASDEVVSAYEAQNAEDMERFLHARAQEIVSGGLMVFFIPGRPDGTPHSHTLPNVIYQILGSCLMDLARKGVVDEEKVDSFNIPNYLMSSKELENAVEQNGCFSIERRENLDHFFAHDTVYKSPQLLASQIRASLEGLFKQQFGDEILDELFELYGKKLEEQQSMVESGKAVVFLVVLRRLAN; this comes from the exons ATGGCAAGAGCAGAGGAAACCAGTGATCAACTCTGTGCAGCTTATCCAGTGAGAGGTGGAGATGGACCCAGCAGCTATGCCGTCAACTCTGTTTACCAG AGAGGAGCTGTGGCTGCTGCCAAAGAATTTATAAGCAAGGCAATTGAAGAAAAGCTTGGCACGGAAATCTTGTTATCTTCCAAGACCTTTCGCATTGCAGATTTGGGTTGCGCTGTTGGGCccaattcatttttttctgcTGAGAACATAATTGACGCTGTGCAGTTGAAGTATAAAAGCCAAGGGCTGAATTCCCAAACCCTTGAATTTCAAGTTTTCTTTAATGACATTACTGCAAATGATTTTAACAAGCTCTTCAGATCCCTCCCAAGCAACAGGCAATACTATGCCGCGGGTGTACCAGGTTCCTTCTATGGCAGGCTATTTCCTAATGCTTCCATTAACCTTTTTCACTCTGCTTTTGCCATTCCATGGATGTCTCAAGTTCCAAAAGCGGTAATGGATAGGAACGGTCCTGCGTGGAATACAGGGCGAATCTTTTACTCAGATGCCTCAGATGAAGTAGTGAGTGCTTATGAAGCACAGAACGCTGAGGACATGGAGCGCTTCCTGCATGCCAGGGCTCAAGAGATTGTGAGTGGAGGACTCATGGTATTTTTCATTCCTGGCCGCCCAGATGGTACCCCCCATTCTCATACTCTGCCAAACGTGATCTATCAAATCTTAGGATCTTGCCTCATGGACTTGGCTAGGAAG GGAGTTGTTGATGAAGAGAAAGTAGATTCATTTAACATACCTAATTATTTGATGTCTTCCAAAGAACTTGAAAATGCTGTGGAACAAAATGGATGCTTCAGCATAGAGAGAAGGGAAAATTTGGATCATTTCTTTGCTCATGACACTGTCTATAAAAGTCCTCAATTACTTGCGTCTCAAATCAGAGCTAGCTTGGAGGGACTCTTCAAGCAGCAATTCGGAGACGAAATCTTGGACGAGCTCTTTGAATTGTATGGTAAAAAACTTGAAGAGCAGCAGTCCATGGTTGAGTCAGGGAAGGcagttgtttttcttgttgttcTTAGACGCTTAGCAAATTGA
- the LOC117636999 gene encoding 7-ethoxycoumarin O-deethylase-like yields MDFLQLTSISSAFSTFPLYIIIALATSIGAYFFIHFQDSKNWKDSPPGPVGWPILGSLPHFLNNRLHEDLFHLSRIHGPLFSLKLGLKPVVVISSPEMACKTLKQQEAVFSSRTVTEAIRVITYDTASIVYAPMDSARWRVIRKILMEKLFSAKAFEAFEPLRKQQVHGLLKELHSTSMSRNSVNIAEWAFVASGNIVSNTVCSRNLFENTKKEGRELKHTFWQLMEILGSVNVADLIPVFKPFDPQGLKRRILKIFWRLDAFYENIIKERLEERKIGIGNIGKENLDLLDVLLDYRSDRDDELKSLSRKNIKGMLAEMFVAGTETTSSTFEWGMAEILRKPDAYKKIVMELDQVVGKDRFVEESDISNLPYLQAAVKEVFRLHPAVPLLVPRSTNEACEVSGYHIPKGCIVLVNVWGMARDPSVWEDPCEFKPERFLGSSIDVKGHDFNLIPFGSGKRSCIGLPLGHRMVHFYLAALLHAFEWECPAEILDNVEERVGLTIRKGKTLIGIPKPRLSNSVYLQ; encoded by the exons ATGGATTTCCTGCAGCTTACTTCCATATCATCAGCTTTTTCAACCTTCCCTCTCTACATTATCATTGCATTGGCTACATCAATCGGTGCATATTTTTTCATCCATTTCCAGGACTCTAAGAACTGGAAGGATTCTCCACCAGGACCTGTGGGATGGCCCATATTAGGGAGCCTTCCTCACTTCCTCAACAATCGCCTTCATGAGGACTTGTTTCATCTGTCCAGAATCCATGGCCCGCTCTTTAGCCTGAAACTAGGTTTAAAGCCGGTTGTTGTGATATCATCGCCGGAGATGGCATGTAAGACCCTCAAGCAGCAGGAGGCTGTTTTCTCCAGTCGTACCGTCACCGAGGCCATCCGAGTCATTACATATGATACCGCTTCCATTGTCTATGCTCCCATGGATAGTGCACGATGGAGagtaattagaaaaatattgatGGAAAAGCTCTTCTCTGCCAAGGCCTTTGAGGCTTTTGAACCACTTCGCAAGCAACAG GTTCATGGGTTGCTCAAGGAGCTCCACTCAACTTCAATGTCGAGGAATTCGGTTAACATTGCAGAGTGGGCCTTCGTGGCCTCAGGTAACATTGTGAGCAACACAGTATGCAGTAGGAACCTTTttgagaacacaaaaaaggAAGGGAGAGAGCTAAAACATACATTCTGGCAGTTAATGGAAATTCTTGGCTCTGTAAACGTTGCTGATCTCATCCCAGTATTCAAGCCATTTGATCCTCAAGGCCTGAAACGGAGAATATTGAAAATCTTTTGGAGATTAGATGCGTTTTATGAAAATATCATCAAGGAGAGgttggaagaaagaaaaatcggAATCGGCAATATTGGGAAGGAAAATTTGGACTTATTAGATGTGTTATTGGATTATAGAAGTGACAGAGACGATGAATTAAAAAGCTTATCCAGAAAGAACATCAAGGGCATGCTTGCG GAAATGTTTGTCGCAGGCACAGAGACTACCTCAAGCACTTTTGAGTGGGGAATGGCAGAGATCCTACGAAAACCTGATGCATACAAGAAAATAGTTATGGAGTTGGACCAAGTAGTTGGGAAGGATCGGTTTGTTGAAGAGAGTGACATCTCCAATCTACCCTACCTTCAAGCAGCAGTAAAAGAAGTTTTCCGGCTCCACCCTGCCGTTCCACTGCTCGTTCCTCGTAGCACGAATGAGGCGTGTGAGGTTTCCGGTTACCATATTCCTAAGGGCTGCATTGTGTTGGTGAATGTTTGGGGGATGGCTAGGGATCCCAGTGTTTGGGAAGACCCCTGTGAGTTTAAACCCGAAAGGTTTCTTGGGTCAAGCATTGATGTGAAAGGACATGATTTTAACCTCATTCCTTTTGGGAGTGGGAAAAGGTCTTGCATCGGATTGCCCCTTGGCCATCGCATGGTGCACTTTTACTTAGCAGCACTGCTTCATGCTTTTGAGTGGGAATGCCCTGCTGAGATTCTGGACAATGTAGAAGAGAGAGTGGGGCTTACAATTCGAAAAGGAAAGACTCTCATTGGCATTCCTAAACCTAGATTGTCAAATTCTGTTTACCTGCAGTGA